GGCGACATAGCGATCGGCCTGCCGACGGTCACGGTGCACGATCCCGTGGTCAAGGCGGTGCAGTTGATGGCGGTCGGGCGGATGCCCGGCCTGGTGGTCGTGGACGACCGGGGGCGGCCGCTCGCGGTGCTGCCGGGTTCGCAGGTGCTGAGGCTGAGCATTCCGGCGGCGTACCAGGACGACCCGATGCTGGTGCGGGCCGTGGACGAGGAGTCGGCGGACGCGTTCTGGCGCGAGCTCGGCGGTCTCACGGTCGGCGACTGCCTGCCGCGGCCGATCGCGCGGCCGTTGACCGTGACCGCCGACGCGACCCTGCTCGAGATCGCTGCCGTGATGGCGCGCGGACGCAGCCCCCTGGTCGCCGTGGCAGGCACGGACGGCGCGCTGACCGGCGTCATCACCCTGGATCGCTTGCTGACCAGCTTGGCCGTTGCCGGGCTCGAAGACCAGCCGCCGGGGTGAGGTGTGAGGCCCCTCGTCGCGTTGGTGATCTTCGGCTTGGCGTTCTTCTACATCGCGACCGAGAAGGCCGACAAGGTCAAGGTGGTGCTGATCGGCGCCGCCGCCATGCTGGTGCTCGGTCTCGCCCCGGGGACCGAGGTGTTCTTCTCCGAGCACGAAGGGATCGACTGGAACGTCATCTTCCTGCTCTTCGGCATGATGATCGTGATCGGGATCATCAAGCAGACCGGCGTGTTCGACTACCTGGGGATCTGGGCGGCGAAACGCTCCCGCGGCCAGCCGTACCGGCTGATGGTGCTGCTGATGATCATCACCGCGGTCGCCTCGCCGTTCCTGGACAACGTGACCACGATCATGCTGGTCGCGCCGGTGACGATCGTGGTCTGCGAACGGCTCCGGATCCCGCCGCAGCCGTACCTGATCGCCGAGGTGCTCGCGTCCAACATCGGCGGCGCCGCGACGCTGATCGGTGACCCGCCGAACATCATCATCGGCAGCCGCGCCGGCTTGTCGTTCAACGACTTCCTCGTGCACATGACCCCGATCGTGGTGATCGTGTTCGTGCTGTTCGTCGTCCTGGCGAGGTTCCTGTTCCGGAAGGACTTCCGGTACAACCCGGAGCAGGTCTCCGCGATCCTCGCGTTGCAGGAACGGCGGGCGATCCGTGATCCGTGGTTGCTGGCCCGCTGCCTGGCGGTGCTGGCGGTGATGGTCGCGGGTTTCTCGCTGCACTCGGTGATCCATCTCGAACCGTCGCTGGTCGCGCTGATCGGCGCCGGCGTGATGGTGCTGGTGGCGAAAGCCGATGTCGGTGAGGTGCTGCGCGAGGTCGAGTGGTCGACGCTGGTGTTCTTCATGGGCCTGTTCGTGATGGTGTCCGGACTGGTACACACCGGCGTGATCGAGGCGATCGGCGACTGGGCGGTCGCCGCGATCGGCGACCGGTACTTGCTGGCGGCAACGGCGATACTGTTCGGCTCCGGCGTACTCGGCGCGTTCTTCGACAACATTCCGTACGTCGCCACGATGACGCCGGTGGTCGAAGGCGTCGTGGAGCAGGCGCCGGACCACCGGACCGGGCAGTCGTTGTGGTGGGCGTTCGCGCTCGGCGCCGACTTCGGCGGCAACGGTACGGCGGTCGCCGCCAGCGCCAATGTGGTCGCGCTCGGGATCGCCTCCCGGAGTGGGCATCACATCACGTTCTGGCAGTTCACGCGGTACGGCGTCGTGGTGACGGCGCTCAGCATCGGACTCGCCTGGGTGTACGTGTGGCTGCGGTACTTCGTATGACGGGCTACTTCTCCTGATGGGCCACCGTGCGCAGCGAGAACGGCGAGAG
This Kribbella sp. NBC_00482 DNA region includes the following protein-coding sequences:
- a CDS encoding ArsB/NhaD family transporter, producing MRPLVALVIFGLAFFYIATEKADKVKVVLIGAAAMLVLGLAPGTEVFFSEHEGIDWNVIFLLFGMMIVIGIIKQTGVFDYLGIWAAKRSRGQPYRLMVLLMIITAVASPFLDNVTTIMLVAPVTIVVCERLRIPPQPYLIAEVLASNIGGAATLIGDPPNIIIGSRAGLSFNDFLVHMTPIVVIVFVLFVVLARFLFRKDFRYNPEQVSAILALQERRAIRDPWLLARCLAVLAVMVAGFSLHSVIHLEPSLVALIGAGVMVLVAKADVGEVLREVEWSTLVFFMGLFVMVSGLVHTGVIEAIGDWAVAAIGDRYLLAATAILFGSGVLGAFFDNIPYVATMTPVVEGVVEQAPDHRTGQSLWWAFALGADFGGNGTAVAASANVVALGIASRSGHHITFWQFTRYGVVVTALSIGLAWVYVWLRYFV
- a CDS encoding CBS domain-containing protein, giving the protein MNSVKAVKAVGAMGAAKQGMSMQGVAMRAGDIAIGLPTVTVHDPVVKAVQLMAVGRMPGLVVVDDRGRPLAVLPGSQVLRLSIPAAYQDDPMLVRAVDEESADAFWRELGGLTVGDCLPRPIARPLTVTADATLLEIAAVMARGRSPLVAVAGTDGALTGVITLDRLLTSLAVAGLEDQPPG